Below is a window of Humulus lupulus chromosome 2, drHumLupu1.1, whole genome shotgun sequence DNA.
aaagtctccctgtgtccttgtctatcccccgtacgcccttgatcctgatctcgaacaggttgagcatttctgcggggaggtgaaggatatcttatgggagacggagggaaccgtataggcgacggtggctgccgccCTTGCCTCgacctagagggtccagaatttgcctgagatgggtcagtcgcgttcggtgcactaccaggcacctgagtccgagcctcggtaggagctcggttattctcagttcctgtaggcacttccacaggtggattaggtgggacccgagctcgggtactcctctggggcctaggaggagcagatggctctgctggtgccggaggttgagtcggcctccttgtggcagcatcttttcgtggacgtccacggggcctccagggaggaacatgcacgtccctaggaggaggggcttggttttcgcgcggaggcaggggctgagccacctgcgcctctgcggccatcctagttaactcctcattccgtttgttggcttctgccaacagctgtttcaattgccggttttccaattctacaataggaacgtaacgctcaggattgtagtacatatcctcatcccttggtggaggcggtggtccccgggaatcggaggacccacttctctccttaGCATCCGAGTTCTCCatcggttgttttccaggacgccttgtgtagctttcatcaggggtgttctgattgtttgtagccatgaatctctcagggatgaatgcttaaggctctcaatgaaagcaccaaactgttgacgccgtttttcgtcaaacagtgaaagaagagcacgtaaacaatgaatggcaatggctaaatgaaataaatcaaatcaaacacgctatttttacgtggttcagcagttaaatctgcctagtccacgagtctctgttattaatctcaagattatctctgaaaattcttaagcatgaattcttcagagatttctctcaaggatcagaatttcggtccattacaatggtgcatggcttctctatttatagagaaggatgcagaatactatcccacatattttgggtagttactcttttgtgaataaaataaatggctttaaatacctataatcagatataaaaggaaaggtccctgaagaccaggaaacgcataactgaccaaataatatcccacgattcttggggatttacattaataaatgaggattacatctcatatttataatacttgtaggtattcaaggtggttatcgcgtatctctaaggctttagcatcacAGGTcccacgtcattgtgcgagctaatgacatctcctgagatcacgtgtctttcgagatcgtacgcacatcgagctcgagacccccgatccgaagtcgtcctcgaggatgagtgtgttctcggagctacccttcgagatcgagatcgtttcgaggtcaccatattcgagatcatatatcgtactttgcaggctcgatatataATCCTGGaacatactctaatccttacgagaccattcattgcaaatccaactttcgaggtcacatttaccatagctcgaaatctgggtataacatctttaAAAAGGTTAAATCAATTAActttcaattattatttttattaggtGATTTGTCAGTATGATCAGCCGACAGCCACAGCTCATCAGGTGAGCGCCATAACAATAGGAGAAGTTCTAGAAACGACAGGCAAGACCATTGGGGATAAGGCGGTGGACCAGAATGACGCGGCAGCGATTCAAGCTGCAGAGGCTAGAGTGACCGGCAGTAAATTCATAATACCAGGTGGCCTCGCCGACATGGCTCAATCTGCGGCGTCCATTAATCGTTCTATTGATCTTGACAGGTGCAAGATTAAGCTCGGAGAGGTTCTCAAAGTACTCTTACTACATGCCTAATATCTTTACATATGTTTATTTATGTATGATATAAGGCCTAATATCTCACAGTATGATataacatgcaactatttaaatatttattcgTGTGGATTCGTACGTTAGGACGCGACTACGAAGCTGCCGGTTGACAAAGCAGCTACACGACAGGACGCGGAAGGAGTAGTGAATGCAGAGTTGTGGAACAACCCGAATCAGATGACACAGCCTGGCGGAGTAGCGGCGTCTGTGAAAGCCGCTGCTAGGCTCAACGAAACTGCTTTTGAatgatgctttttttttttttttcatgcacGGAACTTCTTTTCTTTTGACTTCACCTGGTTGACATGGTTTTTTTTTGCTGGAAATTTGTAATAATgaaaacacacacatatatagatTATTGGGTTTACTCTGTTAGGTTTCCATCATTGTATTTCAGTTGTATTTGTctgttatttttgtttctttattagtTAGGAGAGTTTGTTATTTTTTGGTTGTATTTGCCTATATAAAGGCTTTCTGTAACTTTGTTTTATTTCACAACAGATCAATAAtattttcattcttttctttctttcttccatCCGCAATATGGTATCACAGCTGGAAGCTTAGAGCTTCCATACGATCCTTCTCCGGCGTCTTCTTCGGCATCCTCTGGTTTATACCTCTGACTGCTGCTCCAATTCCAGCAACCACCGACGTTTCTTCCACATCACCCGGTGTTCTTCTTTCCCAGTGATTGATGTGTTCTTCCACTCTTCTtctgcaaattttttttttcaccatGTCTACTGGTGGCACTCCTCCTTCCTCTGATTGTCCGATTGATGACTCCCCAAATACTACCCCATCACCCGATTCGTCTGCTGTTCATCCTTCTCCTCATTCCACATCCACCAATACTACTCCATCATCTCAGCTGCCCAATTCCAAACATCCACTTGAAGATCCAGCACATCCTTACTATCTTCATCATGGAGATAACCCCGACAATATCTTGGTCACACAACTTCTCACCGGCCAAGACAATTACCCTTTATGGAGTCGGGCAATGCGGCTTGCTATATCTATCAAAAACAAGATAGGCTTTCTTGATGGTTCTATCACTAAACCTTCTATATCTGATACTTTCTTATACAATGCTTGgtttagaaataataatattgtgatttcTTGGATACTTAACTCGGTTTCAAAAGAAATTTCAACAAGCATTTTATATGATGAATCCGCTTTTGAGATTTGGACAGATCTTTGGATTCGATTTCAGTGACGAAATGGTCCACATATTTTCAATCTTCGCAAGGAACTAATGAATCTTAATCAAGATATGATGTCAATTAGCATGTACTACACTCGGCTCAAAATGATTTGGGAGGAGCTCACCAATTATCGCCCAACATGTACATGTAACAATTGTACATGTGGAGGAGTCAAGAAATTGCAAGAACACTACCATATGGAGTATATCATGTCTTTTCTTATGGGACTCAAAGACTCATACTCTCAAGTTCGAGGTAACATTCTCCTTATGGATCCTTTGCCCGAGCTTAATCGTGTTTTTCATTTGGTCACTCAGGAAGAAAATCAACATGGCACTCCCGATCCTACTGCCCCTTCTATTGCCTTTGCTGTTAACAGTGACAAATCTATCTCTCAAAGATATAATTCTGCTGCACCAAGATCATCCAATCAAAGAAGAACCCGTCCCTTCTGTACTCATTGTAATAGCCTTGGTCATACAATTGAAAAATGTTATAAACTCCATGGGTATCCTCCAGGATTTACCACAACCAAACCACCTACTAGTACCATTCTTCCTCCACGGGTACCTAAGGAAGCTGCTGTGAATCAAGCCCAAACAGATGAGGATCTCTCTAAGTCATCCACTACCAATAGTACCATTCTCCCTCAACTTACTTCAACTCAATATCAGCAATTACTTAATCTTTTAGCCTCTCAAAATTCTGGTATGCACTCTTCAGCCATCTCTTCTTCTCATGGTATTGAAGGTATTGTTCTCTCCACTAATTCTCACTTACCTCTTCTTACTTCTTGGATTCTAGACTCAGGTGCTACTAGACACATATGCTCTAATATTAATTCTTTTCAATTTCTTTGTCCTATTCAGCCCACTAAACTTGTCCTTCCTAATAATCACACTTTATTAGTGCATTCTAGTGGATCTATTAATCTTTGTCAAAATCTTATTCTTAATGATGTTCTTTATGTACCTAGTTTTCATTATAATATCATTTCAGTTAGTGCTCTAACTTTTTCCAATTCTTTTTCGATTACTTTCAAGGCTGACCAATTCTTTATCCAGGACAACCTCAACAAGAGGATGATTGGCACGGGTAAAGCAATCAATGGACTCTACCTATTGGATTCTACTCCTACTGCACAAAGTGTTTTCTCTATTACAGCTGATACTTGGCATTCTCGATTGGGCCATTTATCCAATAAAAGATTATCTTTGCTTCGAAATGTCTTACATTGTAACACTTCTTTACTACATAAAAAGACACCTTGTTATATTTGTCctcaagcaaagcaaaagaagTTACCTtttccaaataataataaattttcatCTCATATTTTTTATCTTGTGCACTGTGATATATGGGGTCCTTATTATATACCATCTTATTCTAATCATAAATTTTTTCTTATACTtgttgatgattgttctagatttACTTGGATTTATTTGCTCAAGCACAAATCTGATGCTTTACTTGTCATTCCtgagtttctttcttttattcaaactcaatttaaTTGTTCCCTCAAGAGTTTTCGATCTGACAATGCTTCAGAACTTGCTTTTACTAATTTATTTGCTTCCAAAGGCATTGAGCATCAATTTTCTTGTGCTGAGACTCTTGAGCAGAACTCTATAGCCGAAAGAAAGCATCAACATCTTTTGAATGTTGCACGAGctttattttttcaagctaaaTTACCGATTAAATTTTGGACTGATTGTATTCTTACTGCAGCTTATATAATCAACCGGATTCC
It encodes the following:
- the LOC133815353 gene encoding late embryogenesis abundant protein D-34-like, which codes for MSQEQPQRPQSEQEPIKYGDVFNVPGKLVEKPIVSLDISMIKAAVSAMLGQTQKSGPAGVVGHVDVSDLAGAEGVAVTEVKTDVPGYRIATKSVICQYDQPTATAHQVSAITIGEVLETTGKTIGDKAVDQNDAAAIQAAEARVTGSKFIIPGGLADMAQSAASINRSIDLDRCKIKLGEVLKDATTKLPVDKAATRQDAEGVVNAELWNNPNQMTQPGGVAASVKAAARLNETAFE
- the LOC133815354 gene encoding uncharacterized protein LOC133815354: MSTGGTPPSSDCPIDDSPNTTPSPDSSAVHPSPHSTSTNTTPSSQLPNSKHPLEDPAHPYYLHHGDNPDNILVTQLLTGQDNYPLWSRAMRLAISIKNKIGFLDGSITKPSISDTFLYNAWFRNNNIVISWILNSVSKEISTSILYDESAFEIWTDLWIRFQ
- the LOC133816637 gene encoding uncharacterized protein LOC133816637 — its product is MNLNQDMMSISMYYTRLKMIWEELTNYRPTCTCNNCTCGGVKKLQEHYHMEYIMSFLMGLKDSYSQVRGNILLMDPLPELNRVFHLVTQEENQHGTPDPTAPSIAFAVNSDKSISQRYNSAAPRSSNQRRTRPFCTHCNSLGHTIEKCYKLHGYPPGFTTTKPPTSTILPPRVPKEAAVNQAQTDEDLSKSSTTNSTILPQLTSTQYQQLLNLLASQNSGMHSSAISSSHGIEGQPQQEDDWHG